The Lolium rigidum isolate FL_2022 chromosome 1, APGP_CSIRO_Lrig_0.1, whole genome shotgun sequence region GAAGCATGCTATGGCACGGCGGCAGCACTAGGGCACGGCGGACTATAGGAGAGGTCTTAGATCCACCTCTGCTCCCAGGCTGCAGCCTCTGCTCAAGCACACAAAGCAACATTGACCATAATATCCATCCATACATACATACTTACATCCATGATCcatccatgcatgcatacatCCATCATGCTCAGGAGCTCCTCAGACCCGGCCTCGACCGACGCATCAGACAACACGGTACGGTTCCCAGCCAATGCCACAGCCGATTCCAACGCAATGGAACGGCGGAGGCTGGCGGCACCGTAGGGTGGGGAACTGAGGCGGCGAACAATTGGACGTGTGGGTCGGCCAGTCGGCTACAAGAGCTCAACTGATCTGTTTAGGGTCTGGGTTCAGGCCTTCAGGGTGAAGTGTTCACTGCGCACGCGCACAGAGAGagggacatggaggaggagaaaagGTTGGGGGAGATGGGGAACGCACCGGGTCCAAAACGAAATGCAGCTGAACTGCGACTAATTCCATCGACGGTGGCTCAGAATCCGCGCCGGCAAACCAAACCCTGGACCACGGGCCCCGCTGCTCGGTCCCCAAgcccgcgccgccgcggccgccatccGCACCGGCGGTAGCCCCGAGGGGCCTCCGAGCCGATGCGCGACCCGGGGGCGGCGGTAGGGGGGCTGGCACCGATAAGCGGCGACCCGGCGCGTCCGCGGCTCGGGAACCTGGGCCTGGCGCCGGCGGCTccgtccatcatcgccgccgcgcgGAGTCCCAATCGAATTACGAGATCATCGGCCATGGCGAGCGGGACGGGCATGGCGGTGCGGGTAGGGTAGGGTTTGGATCGAGCGCTCGCTTCGCATGCTCCGCCGCACACACCACGCGCGCGGTGGCCTCACGAGTAGAAGTAATcagagctagctagctagggttcTTCGTCGCCGGCAGGAGAGATCGATTCGGATCTCCGTTCCGCGTCAATCCAGTGGagcagaggatgaggacgaggatgACGGCGAGAGGGGGAGGCGGGTCGCCTCCCTTGCCCTTGGATGGAGGCGGGGTGGCGCCATGGAAAGGCGTGTTCTGCGGAGAGAGAGACGAGACGAGGTTCTCTCGCGGGGAAAAGGAAGGGGAGAGACCGAGAGAGGACGAGCACGACGACTGGAGTGGCAGACTGGACGTATCGTGCTGTTTGGTCAACAGGGCAACCAAAGGGAGAGTGGCGTTCTGTTTCATCAGATAAAATGTTCGAAATTTCAAGTCAAATGTTTCAGATTTTCAAATGACTCTGGATTTTCTAAAAATATACGGATTGGTGTCTATGATAGCAATTTTTTGAATAAAAAAGCAATCTAAGTTTTTACCCATGCTggtgtcttagagcatctctaacaaatACCCTAAAAAATTGGACCCTTAAAACACGTACAAAAAATGCTCAAATTCCCGATCTCCAATCCTTTCTTCGTTTTCCCTCTTCTTCCCCACCGCAATACTCAAGACCTCAAGGGCATTGATTAGTCGATGGTGTCAGTCGGCATGGACTCTGTCCCAAATTCCAGATAAACTTGGTCTAATCGATTCGCTCCTAAGTTCCTTCGTTGTTGTGTGGTCAATTTTTCCGTAGCTGCATGGTTCAATCGATGTAGTCCACGGTAAAGTCATTTTAATTATCCAAGGTAAAAACAATCTAAATTTGGGGTGGTGGGTGTATGACTAGAATCGTTTGGTACTCCCACCTCCTCTAATGGGGCAAGAGGGTGCTGTAAAAGCTCTCTCAAGTAAAAGTGAATACAAGATTTGGAGACAAATTATTGGTTGGTATTTTACAAGGTGTAGATTTATATATCACCTTAACGTAAGTTTGATAGTTGTATGCTCTAGAAACCTCTGTCTCAAGTTATTTATAAGCTCTGTGAACTCTAAAATATTATGTGTGGTTGTGTTGGTATTTAATGATACCTTAAAAATAGATTTATGGTGCAATCCATTTGTCGAATATCCCAAGTAAATAAAAAAAACTTTCTCACACAATAAGTTTTAGTTTGGCCCAACAAATGTCTTTGTAAAGGTAAATAGTTGAACATTGCTATCATCACCTTAATATATGTGAGCGTGTATACCTAAATGTTATTCAAGATAGTATGTCGATTGATATATATCAAGACATACAATGTAGAAATGACAATAAGAATTGTAATGAAGGGGTAAAAGTGTTTAGTATAAATGGCTAGTTTAGGCCGGGATTTGATAGCTAATGCTCAATCACTGATAACCACATTCTAGCAATCGGTAACACTAGAAACATTTGTTGTTAGTAACACAGAAATGTGATTAGGCATAATTATATGCATGCGATGGTCCATCGACATTACTCCAGCATAGAGATTTGCATAGTTAAGGTATGTGTTGACAACATAATAATCATATTAAATTTCATTTTGCTGTTGAGCCACTGAAAAAGGCTACGATTATCAGTTGTTTTGCAATTACGTATAAGATGATAATGTTAGTTAAGTAAACCTTGTGACATTCACCAATGAAATTGAAGATGAACAAGTTTGTTTTGTAACAATTACATACCTAAATCTATTTGTTTATGAAACCGGCACAATGAAAATGTTCTTTATCAAAATGAGATGAACTTGCCTATTAAATTCTAAAacggagaatgatcaaaagcttgTGATTACCTTCTCAATACTTATTTGATTTTTGGGCATTTTTTTTTTGCCAGAACCAAGGTAGAAAGCTTTGTTCTTTTGTTGTAATATGAATCAAGCTCCAATGAAACCTACATGAACATAAGAACTTATGAACTATGTGGGACTGAACACAATGAAACATATACGATGTGTAGTTAGTTTACACTTTTCTTAGTGGAAGTAGAATTAATTCTTGAGAATCCCGGTCATAATTGCCTTTGGTTACCCTAATAGGGCATGTGATAGAAGCTAACTCCAATGGTGTCCAGCCACTAAAAGTGACCAAAATTTGTAGATCGAGCACTTTTATGGAGTTTGCTAGAGATGTTCTTAGCACGGAGAAAGAAGCTAACTCCAATGGCACATAAAAGTATATGTTTTTCCAAGTCAAAAACACGTTATAGAAAGCTATTGCAAATTATAGCCACAACATGGGTCGAAGTTATCTCTGCTACCGAAAAAAAAAGTTACATGTGCTACACCGCACTTTGGTTGACAAACTATTTTATATAAgacacccatgttttattttacaaCAAATATACTGGTCAACCAAATGTGCAGTTCATCCTCTAAATTAATGTGCTTTTCATTTGAGTTTATTTTTCACATGCAATATTTCAAAGCTTTCTTTCAACTTACGGTTCTAAGAATGCAGAAGTAAGAAATATTGGATTGAAGTCGTCATAATTTCTTGAAGTTTATAGGAAACTGAAACACTTGAATATGTAATCTTGGCCCATTGCCCCATTGGAAGTTTTCAATTTTTTTGCGTGGATAATAAAGAGGGAGAAGGTGAATAGATAAAGCACAAGACGTGTATTCCGTAGGTGTAACTACTTGGCATAGATCAGcggagggcgtgtggagttgtgtgtccggcgAATCTCCCGAGATCCGGTCGTCTCTCGTGTTCGATTGTGTGGTTTtaggtcagtctcttccgatctacggttgtcatcattggcgatggttgctgctgcGGTGCGGCcggtcctttggggccttagcacgacgacttcccgtctgtctactacaacaagctctactacgacaagctttgctcgGCTCCCGGTGATGGAgaggcgaggacagcggcgcgccttcggctcgtgctagtgtctgtagtcgtcgctaggtggtccaatgacctttttgtaatttttattacttttgggcatctttgtactactgttgatgattattaatagatcggtggaattttcgcaaaaaaaaaaaaaaaactacttggCATAGATCTTATAAATTTGTTTGGAGTGTAAAGTTTATAATCATCCGGCAGAAATCATATCGAACTGAGCATAAGATATTGATATACAAAATTACTCGTAACCTCATTATGAAAGCTCGGATTGTAAATTTGGCAAGTAGTAGAACACAGAGGTTGAGAGCAGGCAGTCAAATTGGCGCTCATTCTGAAAATGCATACGAGTGATATGCATGAACTCCCACTACCAAACTCATATTACAAGTCAGACTAACTGAACATCCTATTTCGAATATAGTTCTAATGTAATCTACAGTGCTAAGTCTGAACCTTGGTGGAGTGTGAACAGCTTTGCCATAAGCCCATAACCCCGCTAACAAGTACAACTACGAACTACAGTAGTAACATATTCCATTGAAGACCCAACCTACAGTCGACCATTCGAAGCTACGATTCATTTTTTCCTTCAAGCATCGAAGTCCCAAAATGCTACAAAACTTCTGGAAAAAATTCTTCCCAAATCAATATCTGAAACCCTGCAAAGCAATTGTAAAGGCTGGGGTAAACGGCAAGTAGTAGAACTCAGAGGCTGAGAGCAGGCTGTCAAATTGCCGCGCGGATTCTGAAATGGCATACGAGTGATATGCAAGAACTCCCACTACCGATTTTGGGACTAACTGGACATCCTGTTCCGAATCGTTATGACTAACTGAACATCCTATTCCGAATCGTTATGATGTAACCTACAGTGCTTAAGTCTGAACTTTGGCGGAGTATGAACAGTTTCGCTATAACTGCTAACAAGTACAGCTACGAACTACAGTAGTAACATGTTCCACTGAAGGCCCATTCTACAGTCGATCTTCGGAAGCTACCATTCATTGCCCCCTTCAAGCATCAAGTCCCAAAATTCGCCTTCACGACTTCATCTGTAATCATGTACAGCCTATCCGAATTCCTGCCTCAATGCCCTCATCTGCACACAAGAACAATTTCAGAGAACAAGAAGAGTCAGGAACTCGCCTGCACAGACAACACTCTCTTTCAAAACCTTGCGTGGAACAGAAGTGAAATGCGATCGGGCGCTAGCTTACTGCAGCTCGTCGTCTTCACCGTCGTGGCCTTGCCGCAGCGCCATCTTGGCCGTGTCCTTCCAGAGCGACGCCTCCATCTCCTTGTCGAAGAGCCTCCTCTCGGCGCGCCGCAGCGCGGCCTCCAGCTCCTCGATCCGCTCCTGGTTCCGCTGGTGGAGCAGCTCGTGCAGCCGCCTCTCCAGCTCGACCGCCGAAACCCCGCGGTATCTAGCAGCATCGTCATCATCGTGGCCgtggtcgtcgtcatcctcgtctTCTTCCGCGAAGCCTTGCCGGCAGTCAGCGGCaatgtcatcgtcgtcgtcagatGACTCCGCCGCGGCCTGCTCCTCTTCTAGCGGAAACGTGGGCGTGTCGGCACCGTAGTGGACGTGCAGCCGCTCGAGCTCGGCGTGGAACTCCTCCTCCAGCACGTCCTCCGTCGACCTCCTCCGGCTCTGCACCTCCACGTCCACCCTCTTGCCGGAGCACGACGCGACCTGACGATCACGCCGACGATCCTCAGACTGATCGTTGGCGGCCCGCGGCTCGTTCGCGTCCGTGAGGCAGCTGGACGCGGCGGAGTCGTCGAGGTTGCCGGGTCTGGACACGTCttcggcgtcggcgttggcgttggcggTGTTGGCGATGACGTGGCCTTtgaactccgccagcagcgcctccATCTCGGCCCGCACCTTGGCCATCTTGCTGAACTCGTCGGACGTCTTGGCGAGCAGGAACACCAGGCCCAGCCCGACGCCGAGGTCCGCGGCCCGCGTCTCGCCGCCGCTGACGgcgccgccggaggaggtcgcgCGTGCTGGGAATCGAGAATTGTTGTTCGTGACGGGTTGGACAACAAATTAAATTTCATCGACTGCTAGCGAAAGTGCGAATCTATCAAAATCACCGTAATCCACAATTGATTCGTACAATTGCCACGCACCTGTGTCGTCATTGAGCTCGTCGCCCTTCTCCACCAGAATCTCCGCCGCAATCTCCTGCTCCTCCGGCTGTTGCGGCTGCTGCACCTTGACGCCGGCACATGAGCCGCATCCCTTCCGCCCGATCCTGGCCATCCGCGTCCACCGGAACCTGGGCAGCAGTGACctggccgtcgccaccgccctgGGCGTCGACGGCCCGTCCACCCCGAGCTCCTCGCCGTCGTTGAGGTAGTCGAGGATCCTCCGCCTGCTCGTCGCCCCCTCGGAACCCATCGGGACGCGCGCGCGCCGGCCGACACCGCAGGGTCTTCTCTCGAAAGCCGAGTCTTCTTCTCTGTTCTCTCGACCCGATGCCGGCCGAGCGAGGAGCGGAACAAAGGCACAAAAGGTGTTTTCAAACGGGAGCGGGTCGCGGTCGTGTGGGGCCCGCGGACAGCGACTGATGTGCTGCTATTCCATCTCTTTCTTTATTATTCCCTTTGTTATACAGATAGATAAACTATTGTTGTCAGATAGGGCGATGCTGATGGGATCCGACGGCATTATTGCGACTTCTTTTTTGTTCGGTTTTGTTTGAACTTGTAGAGAGTAGAGACGGATCAGATGAGATGATGGAGTGTGGTTTGCACTTTGCAGGGTAGGTCAGGTGTTGCGCGGTTTGATTTGAATCGTTGGCATTTTGTCTCTGTCGGCCCCTGCCTAAAGTTGGCGCTGACGGATGATGAGAGTAATATTTATCAGTACTCATCCAACTAGTTGActgatttttttcgataaataaTGAAATTATGAAAATGCTACTTTCTGAATTATAATAATGTTAAAGATTTAGTACTCCTTTCGATTTATATTAGTTGTCACTAGTATGAATGTACAtacaactaaaatatatctagatacatcgatattagtgacaactaatatggatcggatgAGAGTATTAAGTTTTCGACAGGGTT contains the following coding sequences:
- the LOC124662897 gene encoding protein POLAR LOCALIZATION DURING ASYMMETRIC DIVISION AND REDISTRIBUTION-like, with amino-acid sequence MGSEGATSRRRILDYLNDGEELGVDGPSTPRAVATARSLLPRFRWTRMARIGRKGCGSCAGVKVQQPQQPEEQEIAAEILVEKGDELNDDTARATSSGGAVSGGETRAADLGVGLGLVFLLAKTSDEFSKMAKVRAEMEALLAEFKGHVIANTANANADAEDVSRPGNLDDSAASSCLTDANEPRAANDQSEDRRRDRQVASCSGKRVDVEVQSRRRSTEDVLEEEFHAELERLHVHYGADTPTFPLEEEQAAAESSDDDDDIAADCRQGFAEEDEDDDDHGHDDDDAARYRGVSAVELERRLHELLHQRNQERIEELEAALRRAERRLFDKEMEASLWKDTAKMALRQGHDGEDDELQ